Proteins encoded in a region of the Diadema setosum chromosome 7, eeDiaSeto1, whole genome shotgun sequence genome:
- the LOC140230828 gene encoding eukaryotic translation initiation factor 3 subunit J-like, with translation MADWDDDDFDPEAGFQKPAAMTDKWEGEDEDEDVKDDWAASDDDDEKEEKSEGSGGAPVGGTAFQVKKKKNKLEEALKKKEEKRKKTKDTPDEEKVELTPEEQMAERLRQQKLVEEADFELAKEAFGVTEEAKVSLDSMNPTTEEEFAEFGKLLKEKLAKLESSEHYFSLLEDVFQSCCISLEAEQVKKLGSSLTAIGNEKTKAQKALKGKKAKSKKAVLAGSGKSAKKDEFDVDYGYDGNEFDDFM, from the exons ATGGCTGACTGGG ATGATGACGACTTTGATCCAGAGGCTGGCTTTCAAAAGCCTGCTGCGATGACCGACAAATGGGAAGGAGAGGACGAAGACGAGGATGTGAAG GATGACTGGGCTGCctcagatgatgatgatgagaaggAAGAGAAATCAGAAGGAAGTGGCGGAGCACCTGTTGGAGGAACAG CTTTCCAggtcaagaaaaagaagaacaaactaGAGGAAGCActaaagaagaaggaggagaagaggaaaaagacCAAAGACACTCCAGATGAAGAGAAG GTTGAGTTAACACCAGAAGAACAAATGGCAGAGAGGTTACGACAGCAGAAGCTTGTGGAAGAAGCAGATTTTGAGTTAGCAAAGGAGGCATTTG GTGTTACGGAGGAGGCCAAGGTCTCTCTGGACTCCATGAACCCGACCACGGAGGAGGAGTTTGCTGAGTTTGGCAAACTGTTGAAGGAAAAGCTGGCCAAGCTGGAGTCATCAGAACACTACTTCTCGCTCCTGGAAGACGTGTTCCAGTCTTGCTGTATCAGTC TTGAAGCAGAGCAGGTGAAGAAACTAGGAAGCAGTCTAACAGCAATAGGAAACGAAAAGACAAAAGCACAAAAG GCCTTGAAAGGGAAGAAAGCAAAGAGTAAAAAGGCAGTCCTTGCGGGCAGCGGAAAATCAGCAAAGAAAGACGAGTTTGACGTCGACTATGGCTATGATGGGAATGAATTTGATGACTTTATGTGA